The following proteins are co-located in the Pseudomonas antarctica genome:
- a CDS encoding Tim44 domain-containing protein, translated as MKRFLSIAMALCIGLTMSLDANAKRFGGGKSMGSAPTHQTSQMAPSAGAGGAAATAGAAGAAGAAAKAGGASRWLGPLAGIAAGGLLASMFMGGGFQGMQIFDILIMAVIAFLIFRFIAARRRKQQEHMAPAGAPMQREVFEQKPAVGSIFGGSAAPAAARPVINAPAWFNEERFVEAARSHFQSLQQHWDANEMDKISEFVTPQLLEFLKRERADLGDGFQSTYIDDLRVQLEGVDDRADKTIATLTFSGVSKTSRFDQGEVFSESWNMERAQGDNQPWLVAGIRQNG; from the coding sequence ATGAAACGTTTTCTTAGCATCGCCATGGCGTTGTGCATCGGCTTGACGATGAGCCTCGACGCCAACGCCAAGCGCTTCGGTGGCGGCAAAAGCATGGGCTCGGCGCCGACTCACCAGACCAGCCAAATGGCTCCATCCGCCGGTGCCGGCGGTGCAGCGGCTACCGCTGGCGCAGCCGGTGCGGCTGGCGCGGCTGCCAAGGCCGGCGGTGCTTCGCGCTGGTTGGGCCCTCTGGCCGGTATCGCAGCCGGTGGCCTGCTCGCGTCCATGTTCATGGGCGGCGGCTTCCAGGGCATGCAGATCTTCGACATCCTGATCATGGCCGTCATCGCCTTCCTGATCTTCCGCTTTATCGCCGCCCGTCGCCGCAAGCAGCAGGAGCACATGGCTCCAGCCGGCGCGCCGATGCAGCGTGAAGTGTTCGAACAAAAACCAGCCGTGGGCTCGATCTTCGGTGGTTCGGCTGCTCCTGCTGCCGCCCGTCCGGTAATCAATGCACCGGCCTGGTTCAACGAAGAGCGTTTCGTCGAAGCGGCCCGCAGCCACTTCCAGTCCCTGCAGCAGCACTGGGACGCCAACGAGATGGACAAGATCTCCGAGTTCGTGACCCCGCAACTGCTGGAGTTCCTCAAGCGCGAACGCGCCGACCTGGGCGACGGCTTCCAGTCTACCTACATCGACGACCTGCGCGTCCAGTTGGAAGGTGTGGATGATCGCGCCGACAAGACCATCGCCACCCTGACCTTCAGCGGCGTGTCGAAGACCTCGCGTTTCGACCAGGGCGAAGTGTTCAGCGAAAGCTGGAACATGGAACGCGCCCAAGGCGACAACCAGCCTTGGCTGGTCGCCGGTATCCGTCAGAACGGCTGA
- the uvrD gene encoding DNA helicase II produces MRDDLSLLLNSLNDAQRQAVAAPVGRQLVLAGAGSGKTRVLVHRIAWLIQVENASPHSILSVTFTNKAAAEMRHRIEQLMGISPAGMWVGTFHGLAHRLLRAHWQEAGLSQTFQILDSDDQQRLVKRVIRELGLDEQRWPARQAQWFINGQKDEGLRPQHIQASGDLFLATMRSIYEAYEAACVRAGVIDFSELLLRALDLWRDNPGLLAHYQKRFRHILVDEFQDTNAVQYAWLRLLAKGGDSLMVVGDDDQSIYGWRGAKIENIYQYSDDFPDAITIRLEQNYRSTAGILKAANALIANNTGRMGKELWTDGGEGEAINLYAAFNEHDEARYVVETIESALKTGLARSDIAILYRSNAQSRVLEEALLRERIPYRIYGGQRFFERAEIKNAMAYLRLLEGRGNDAALERVINIPARGIGEKTVEAIRDHARHADVSMWEAMRLLIANKGLTGRAAGALGVFVELIENLAAKCAEMPLHLMTQTVIEQSGLIAYHEAEKGEKGQARVENLEELVSAARAFENTEEDEELTPLAAFLGHASLEAGDTQADEHEDSIQLMTLHSAKGLEFPYVFLVGMEEGLFPHKMSLEEPGRLEEERRLAYVGITRAMQNLVMTYAETRRLYGSETYNKVSRFVREVPKGLIQEVRLSNSVSRPFGGGQQQNSSNLFAGSEIPETPFSLGQQVKHAIFGEGVILNFEGAGAQARVQVNFAEGSKWLMMGYAKLEAI; encoded by the coding sequence TAGCAGCCCCCGTTGGCCGTCAGTTGGTCCTGGCCGGTGCTGGCTCCGGTAAAACCCGAGTGCTGGTGCACCGTATCGCCTGGTTGATCCAGGTCGAAAACGCGTCCCCGCATTCGATCCTGTCGGTAACCTTCACCAACAAGGCCGCTGCCGAAATGCGTCACCGCATCGAGCAGTTGATGGGCATCAGCCCCGCTGGCATGTGGGTGGGCACGTTCCACGGCCTGGCACACCGCCTGTTGCGAGCGCACTGGCAGGAAGCGGGCTTGAGCCAGACGTTCCAGATCCTCGACAGCGACGACCAGCAACGCTTGGTCAAGCGCGTGATCCGCGAACTGGGCCTCGACGAACAACGCTGGCCTGCGCGTCAGGCGCAGTGGTTTATCAACGGCCAGAAAGACGAAGGCTTGCGCCCGCAACATATCCAGGCCAGCGGCGATTTGTTCCTCGCCACCATGCGCAGCATCTATGAAGCGTACGAGGCGGCCTGCGTACGCGCCGGCGTGATCGACTTCTCCGAGCTGCTGCTGCGCGCCCTCGACCTGTGGCGCGACAACCCCGGCTTGCTGGCGCATTACCAGAAGCGCTTCCGGCACATTCTGGTGGACGAGTTCCAGGACACCAACGCCGTGCAGTACGCCTGGTTGCGCTTGCTGGCCAAGGGCGGTGACAGCCTGATGGTGGTGGGCGACGACGACCAGTCGATCTACGGCTGGCGCGGCGCGAAAATCGAGAACATCTACCAGTATTCCGACGACTTCCCGGACGCAATCACCATCCGCCTGGAGCAGAACTACCGCTCCACCGCCGGCATCCTCAAGGCTGCCAACGCGCTGATCGCCAATAACACCGGGCGCATGGGCAAAGAGCTGTGGACCGACGGCGGCGAAGGCGAAGCGATCAACCTGTACGCCGCGTTCAACGAACACGATGAAGCGCGCTATGTGGTGGAAACCATCGAAAGCGCGCTGAAAACCGGTTTGGCGCGCAGCGATATCGCCATCCTGTATCGCTCCAACGCCCAATCGCGGGTGTTGGAGGAAGCCTTGCTGCGCGAACGCATCCCGTACCGCATCTATGGCGGCCAGCGCTTCTTCGAGCGGGCGGAAATCAAGAACGCCATGGCCTACCTGCGTTTGCTGGAAGGTCGTGGCAACGATGCGGCGCTGGAGCGGGTGATCAATATCCCGGCGCGTGGCATCGGCGAAAAAACCGTCGAAGCTATTCGCGACCACGCGCGCCACGCCGATGTGTCGATGTGGGAAGCCATGCGCTTGCTAATCGCCAATAAAGGCCTGACCGGCCGCGCCGCCGGTGCTTTGGGTGTGTTTGTCGAACTGATCGAGAACCTGGCGGCCAAGTGCGCAGAAATGCCGCTGCACTTGATGACCCAGACCGTGATCGAGCAGTCCGGGCTGATCGCCTATCACGAAGCGGAAAAAGGCGAGAAAGGCCAGGCCCGGGTAGAAAACCTTGAGGAACTGGTCAGCGCCGCCCGCGCGTTCGAAAACACTGAAGAAGATGAAGAGCTGACCCCGCTCGCCGCGTTTCTGGGTCATGCCTCGCTGGAAGCCGGCGATACCCAGGCCGATGAGCATGAAGACAGCATCCAGCTGATGACCTTGCACAGCGCCAAGGGCCTGGAATTTCCGTATGTGTTCCTGGTGGGCATGGAAGAAGGCCTGTTCCCGCACAAGATGAGCCTGGAAGAGCCCGGCCGCCTTGAGGAAGAACGCCGCCTGGCCTACGTGGGCATCACGCGTGCCATGCAGAACCTGGTGATGACCTATGCCGAGACCCGACGCCTGTACGGCAGCGAAACCTACAACAAGGTGTCGCGCTTCGTACGTGAAGTGCCGAAGGGGCTGATTCAGGAAGTGCGCCTGTCCAACAGCGTCAGCCGCCCGTTCGGCGGCGGCCAGCAGCAGAACTCCAGCAACCTGTTTGCTGGTTCCGAGATTCCGGAAACACCGTTCAGCCTTGGCCAGCAGGTCAAGCATGCGATCTTTGGCGAAGGCGTGATTCTCAACTTCGAAGGCGCTGGCGCCCAGGCACGGGTGCAGGTGAATTTCGCCGAAGGCAGCAAGTGGCTGATGATGGGCTACGCGAAGCTCGAAGCAATCTGA